The DNA sequence ATATCGAATAGTACGAACAATACCGCAGTCAGGAAGTACTTGATAGAAAACGGTGTTCTTGCATTCCCTTCTACAGGAATCCCGCATTCCCAGCTTTGGTTTTTTACAGAGTTTCCTTTTTTCTGCTGTGGACCCAAGAAATGTGCCCCAAGCAAAGAAACAGCTACAAATCCTACTGCTACACCAGCCTGGATAAGGATTGGAATATAACTTTCAGGTAAATTCATTTTTGCATTATTATCTCAATTTGCAAATTTAGCGAATAAACAAGAAAGCATGAAATTAATCAGCTTAAAAGTAGGGTGAAAATGAGTTAAATCGGTAATTTAGAATCAATAAAAATTAGCTTTTGGCAATTATTTTTTTATGTGTTTTTCCCCTTTTTTCGTAGCAGGTGCCAAAAATTATATCCCATCATGGGTGTTGAAGATATTTTAGCATCCTCTAATGCGTGAAAATGTTGAGCTATATTCGGGTTTAGCGGAGACTCGTTTTGTATTTTATTTCTTCATTTTCCTTAGTACAGAATACGCCATAAAAGAGATGTATCCGAAAAGAATACTGGCAAAAAGGATATTGATAACAGTATTTGTTCTGTCATCCGGTGATTGAAAAAATAAGTTATAACTGATAAATCCAACGATTAGAATAGCAAAAATAATAAGCTGTGGTTTCATAAAGTAAAGTTAGGGATTTCTGGGCTTAGGCATTGATAAAAGGTGAGAGTTTGCATTTGTTTTCGGGATGCAGGACTGAATATTTCCTGCACCCTATAGTGCAAATTACTTATTCACTTCCATTGAATAGGTTCTTCTTCTCTTATGATTCACCGGATTATAATCCTGCCACAAGAGCTGCACACTTTTATTTTCTTCAAGTTCAGGATTGGTTTCTGCAAAATTAATTCCCATACTGGTAAATCGCACGAAAATCTCTTTGAAGATAATAGCCGTTACACCACGTCTTTGATATTCAGGATGAATCCCGATAAGATAAAAATTGGCTCTGTCATTCTTTTTGCCGGCCTGTAAGAAATGCCACCATCCAAACGGAAATAACTTTCCTTTTGATTTTTGTAAAGCTTTAGAATAAGAAGGCATTGTAATGGCGAAGGAAACCAATTGCTGATTTTCATCCACAACGCAGATTACATAATTTTTATCAATGAATGGGAAATATTTCTCTTTGTATGTTTTGATCTGCTCATCAGAGATTGGAGTATAAGTAGAAAGATGCTTATAGGTTTCATCCAGCAACTTGAACATAGGTTCTACATAAGGAAGAATTTCTTCCTTTGATTTGAATTTAAGAACGCTGAGCTTGTATTTCTGAGCAATGAGTCCACTGAATTTTTCTACCTTTTCAGGAAGCACTTTCGGGAAATTCATCTCATATTCTACCCATTCTTTTTCTTTGATCAGTCCAAGATTTTCAAGATGTTTAGGATAATAGGCATGATTGTAAATTCCAATCATTGTGGCTAGCTTATCAAATCCCATTGTTAGCATACCGGCTTTGTCGAGATTGGTAAATCCCATAGGGCCTTCAATCTTATTGATGTCATGTTCTTTGGCGTAATCAATAGCAGTCTGGATCAATGCTTTAGAAACTTCAGTATCATCAATGAAATCTATCCATCCAAAGCGGACTTTTTTTATGTCTAATTCTTTTTCCTCCTTATGGTTGATAATGACGGCAATTCTTCCCACTACCTTACTGTCTTTTAAGGCCAGAAACTGCTTGGATTCGGAATAATGGAATGCCGGATTTTCATTGGCATCCCAGATTTTCATTTCGTCTTTGATAAAGGATGGAACATAGTACGGATTATTTTTGTACAGATCCATCGGAAATTTTACGAATTGCTTGAGTTGACCGGCTGTTTTTACTTCAATAATTGAAACCTTAGACATAATTTTTGATGGTAATTTAAGGACAAATATAAATAATAATATCTTATACTTTGGCACAGTTTTTATATCATTATGGATAAAAATTAAACACAAAATCTATATAAAATGGTGGGTTATTATATCATTATTGGTATTTCAATGCTGGTGAGCTGGTGGGTTTCTTCCAGGTTGAAATCGAAATTTGAATATTATTCCAATGTACACCTTCGAAATGGCCTTTCGGGGAAAGAAGTAGCGGAAAAAATGTTGAGAGATAACGGGATAAATGATGTTCAGGTAATATCAGTTCCCGGGCAGTTGACGGACCACTATAATCCGGCAGATAAAACAGTGAACCTTTCTGAAGGGGTTTATATGCAGAGAAATGCCGCTGCAGCTGCAGTAGCAGCACATGAATGCGGACACGCAGTACAGCATGCGGTAGGATATTCTATGTTGAATTTACGTTCAAAACTGGTTCCTATTGTTAATATAAGCTCTAATCTGATGCAATTTGTCCTTATAGCGGGTATCGCGGTAATGGCTGCATCAAGAACTATGGAG is a window from the Chryseobacterium indologenes genome containing:
- a CDS encoding GTP cyclohydrolase, with translation MSKVSIIEVKTAGQLKQFVKFPMDLYKNNPYYVPSFIKDEMKIWDANENPAFHYSESKQFLALKDSKVVGRIAVIINHKEEKELDIKKVRFGWIDFIDDTEVSKALIQTAIDYAKEHDINKIEGPMGFTNLDKAGMLTMGFDKLATMIGIYNHAYYPKHLENLGLIKEKEWVEYEMNFPKVLPEKVEKFSGLIAQKYKLSVLKFKSKEEILPYVEPMFKLLDETYKHLSTYTPISDEQIKTYKEKYFPFIDKNYVICVVDENQQLVSFAITMPSYSKALQKSKGKLFPFGWWHFLQAGKKNDRANFYLIGIHPEYQRRGVTAIIFKEIFVRFTSMGINFAETNPELEENKSVQLLWQDYNPVNHKRRRTYSMEVNK
- a CDS encoding NADH-quinone oxidoreductase subunit A, whose translation is MNLPESYIPILIQAGVAVGFVAVSLLGAHFLGPQQKKGNSVKNQSWECGIPVEGNARTPFSIKYFLTAVLFVLFDIEIVFFYPYAVNFREFGMEGFLAVLTFVAIFFVAFFYVWKRGALDWDK
- a CDS encoding zinc metallopeptidase, with protein sequence MVGYYIIIGISMLVSWWVSSRLKSKFEYYSNVHLRNGLSGKEVAEKMLRDNGINDVQVISVPGQLTDHYNPADKTVNLSEGVYMQRNAAAAAVAAHECGHAVQHAVGYSMLNLRSKLVPIVNISSNLMQFVLIAGIAVMAASRTMENPNGNTTVLAIGVAMFAVTTLFAFVTLPVEYDASNRAMKWLKDTGTVTAEEFVGVQDSLKWAARTYVVAALGSLAQLLYWGSLLLGGRRD